A window of the Cicer arietinum cultivar CDC Frontier isolate Library 1 chromosome 6, Cicar.CDCFrontier_v2.0, whole genome shotgun sequence genome harbors these coding sequences:
- the UGT85X1 gene encoding 7-deoxyloganetin glucosyltransferase translates to MNSEMDAERPHVICVPLPAQGHINPMLKLAKLFHHIGFFITFVHTKFNFDRLIKSNGPNSLKGLPDFRFETISDGLPPENERGIMDLPDLCKAIPIDGLISFRDIITKIVSLTDSDVPPVTCIISDGVMSFTLKVAQEFNIPEFMLFTPSGCGMLGYLNFEELQKRGYFPLKDEKNLCDGYLETEVDWIPAMRGARLKDLPTFFRTTNSSDTMFNYNKDTVNNAMKAKGIILNTFQELEAEVLDAIRIKYPHLYPIGPLSMLHKKFSISKNNNQLESIDFNLWKEDVKCMKWLDERDKGSVVYVNFGSLVIMNAKQLREFAWGLSNSKYNFLWIIRPNLVDCGGEVITNDEYLKEIEHRGLILEWCLSHSSIGGYLSHCGWNSTLESICEGVPMACWPFFAEQQTNCFYACNRWGIGMEIDSDSDVSREQVEGLVKELMGGEKGKEMKKKCVEWKHKVEVATSLGGSSYNNFQSLVLQLKKIKTEQRNF, encoded by the exons ATGAACAGTGAAATGGATGCAGAAAGGCCCCATGTGATTTGTGTTCCTCTGCCAGCACAAGGTCACATAAACCCAATGCTAAAATTAGCAAAACTCTTCCATCATATTGGCTTCTTCATCACCTTTGTCCacacaaaattcaattttgacCGTTTGATTAAATCTAATGGTCCAAATTCCTTAAAGGGTCTTCCAGATTTTCGGTTTGAGACAATATCTGATGGATTACCACCAGAAAATGAAAGAGGAATAATGGACTTACCAGACTTGTGCAAAGCAATTCCTATTGATGGGTTGATTTCATTTAGAGATATCATAACTAAGATTGTTTCTTTAACAGATTCAGATGTGCCACCTGTTACTTGCATAATTTCTGATGGTGTAATGAGTTTTACTTTGAAAGTTGCACAAGAATTCAACATCCCTGAGTTTATGTTATTCACACCAAGTGGATGTGGTATGCTAGGATATCTAAACTTTGAAGAGCTTCAAAAAAGAGGCTATTTTCCACTAAAAG ATGAGAAGAATCTATGTGATGGATATCTTGAAACTGAAGTTGATTGGATACCAGCAATGAGAGGTGCTAGACTTAAAGACCTTCCCACATTCTTTAGAACCACAAATTCTTCTGATACAATGTTCAATTACAACAAAGATACAGTGAACAATGCAATGAAAGCAAAAGGTATCATCCTCAACACCTTCCAAGAATTAGAAGCAGAGGTATTAGATGCAATCAGAATCAAATACCCTCATCTCTACCCTATTGGTCCATTATCAATGCTCCATAAAAagttttctatttcaaaaaataataatcaattggagtccattgattttaatttatggAAGGAAGATGTTAAGTGCATGAAATGGTTGGATGAAAGAGATAAAGGTTCTGTGGTTTATGTGAATTTTGGGAGCTTAGTGATTATGAATGCAAAGCAATTAAGAGAGTTTGCTTGGGGATTAAGTAATAGCAAATACAATTTCTTGTGGATAATTAGGCCTAATCTTGTGGATTGTGGAGGTGAGGTGATAACAAATGATGAATATTTGAAGGAAATTGAACATAGGGGATTAATATTGGAGTGGTGTCTAAGTCATTCATCAATTGGAGGGTATTTAAGTCATTGTGGTTGGAATTCAACATTGGAAAGTATTTGTGAGGGAGTGCCAATGGCTTGTTGGCCTTTCTTTGCTGAGCAACAAACTAATTGCTTTTATGCATGTAATAGATGGGGGATTGGAATGGAAATTGATAGTGATAGTGATGTTAGTAGAGAACAAGTTGAAGGATTAGTGAAGGAATTGATGGGGGGAGAGAAAGGGAAAGAAATGAAGAAAAAGTGTGTGGAGTGGAAGCATAAGGTTGAGGTTGCTACATCACTTGGAGGCTCTTCTTATAATAACTTTCAAAGTTTGGTATtgcaattgaaaaaaattaaaacagaacAAAGGAATTTTTAA
- the LOC101501714 gene encoding protein EXORDIUM-like 2: MTSNYNLAIAFSALLLLVLPTLSIGELVQEQPLVLKYHNGQLLKGRITVNLIWYGTFTPIQRSIIVDFINSLSSTGAPLPSAATWWKTTEKYKGGSGSSALVVGKQFLHPAYSLGKNLKGKDLLALATKFNELSSITVVLTSKDVAVEGFCMSRCGTHGSIRRGNGGARTPYIWVGNSETLCPGQCAWPFHQPIYGPQTPPLVAPNGDVGVDGMIINLATLLAGTVTNPFNNGYFQGPATAPLEAVTACTGVFGSGAYPGYAGRVLVDGTTGSSYNAHGANGRKYLVPAMWDPQTSACKTLV; encoded by the coding sequence ATGACCTCTAATTACAATCTTGCCATCGCTTTCTCTGCGCTGTTGCTTCTAGTACTACCCACTCTTTCAATAGGAGAGCTTGTGCAAGAGCAACCGTTGGTGCTTAAGTACCATAACGGCCAACTCCTTAAAGGACGGATCACCGTTAATCTAATTTGGTACGGCACCTTCACCCCAATCCAACGCTCAATAATCGTCGACTTTATAAACTCACTTAGCTCCACGGGTGCGCCTCTTCCATCCGCTGCCACGTGGTGGAAAACAACAGAGAAATACAAGGGAGGAAGCGGATCCTCTGCGCTCGTCGTAGGGAAACAGTTCCTGCACCCGGCTTATTCTCTCGGGAAGAATCTCAAGGGAAAGGATCTTCTCGCTTTAGCCACCAAGTTCAACGAACTCTCTTCAATAACCGTTGTGCTCACCTCAAAAGACGTTGCCGTTGAAGGTTTCTGTATGAGTCGCTGTGGGACCCACGGGTCTATCCGACGTGGCAACGGCGGAGCACGAACCCCTTATATATGGGTTGGAAACTCCGAAACTTTATGTCCCGGACAATGCGCGTGGCCATTCCACCAACCTATTTATGGGCCACAGACGCCGCCGTTAGTGGCGCCTAACGGTGACGTTGGTGTTGACGGTATGATCATCAACTTAGCCACACTTCTAGCCGGCACCGTCACGAATCCGTTTAACAACGGGTATTTTCAGGGACCGGCGACGGCGCCGCTTGAGGCCGTTACGGCCTGCACTGGCGTTTTCGGTAGTGGAGCGTATCCGGGTTACGCGGGTCGGGTTCTTGTTGATGGAACTACCGGGTCGAGCTATAATGCGCACGGCGCGAACGGGAGGAAGTACCTAGTGCCCGCGATGTGGGACCCGCAGACCTCGGCATGCAAGACTCTAGTCTGA
- the LOC101502043 gene encoding polyadenylate-binding protein 2-like isoform X2: MENDDVDMLGADNNEAELDDMKKRLKEMEDEAAALREMQAKVEKEMGSVQDPANAAASQINREEVDSRSVFVGNVDYACTPEEVQQHFQSCGTVNRVTIRTDKFGQPKGYAYVEFVEVEAVQEALLLNESELHGRQLKVTAKRTNVPGMKQFRPRRPSNPYMGFRGRTPYPPPFAFAPAPYGYGKVPRFRMGMRYSPYY, encoded by the exons ATGGAAAACGATGACGTTGATATGCTCGGAGCCGACAACAACGAAGCC GAATTGGATGACATGAAGAAGCGGTTAAAGGAAATGGAAGACGAAGCTGCTGCTTTGAGGGAGATGCAGGCCAAGGTCGAGAAAGAGATGGGATCTGTGCAAG ATCCCGCTAATGCTGCTGCAAGTCAGATTAATAGGGAGGAAGTTGATTCTCGATCAGTCTTTGTGGGCAAT GTGGACTATGCATGCACTCCTGAAGAAGTGCAGCAGCATTTCCAATCGTGTGGAACAGTGAACCGAGTCACCATTCGCACTGATAAGTTTGGCCAACCCAAGGGTTATGCTTATGTGGAATTTGTTGAAGTAGAAGCTGTTCAAGAGGCTCTGTTGCTGAATGAATCTGAACTACATGGACGTCAATTGAAG GTAACTGCTAAGAGGACCAACGTACCGGGGATGAAGCAATTTCGTCCCCGTCGGCCTAGTAATCCTTACATGGGGTTTCGAGGCAGAACTCCATATCCACCTCCTTTTGCCTTTGCTCCTGCTCCTTATGGATATGG AAAGGTTCCAAGGTTCAGAATGGGGATGCGCTACAGCCCCTACTATTGA
- the LOC101502043 gene encoding polyadenylate-binding protein 2-like isoform X3, which translates to MTLICSEPTTTKPYELDDMKKRLKEMEDEAAALREMQAKVEKEMGSVQDPANAAASQINREEVDSRSVFVGNVDYACTPEEVQQHFQSCGTVNRVTIRTDKFGQPKGYAYVEFVEVEAVQEALLLNESELHGRQLKVTAKRTNVPGMKQFRPRRPSNPYMGFRGRTPYPPPFAFAPAPYGYGKVPRFRMGMRYSPYY; encoded by the exons ATGACGTTGATATGCTCGGAGCCGACAACAACGAAGCCGTAT GAATTGGATGACATGAAGAAGCGGTTAAAGGAAATGGAAGACGAAGCTGCTGCTTTGAGGGAGATGCAGGCCAAGGTCGAGAAAGAGATGGGATCTGTGCAAG ATCCCGCTAATGCTGCTGCAAGTCAGATTAATAGGGAGGAAGTTGATTCTCGATCAGTCTTTGTGGGCAAT GTGGACTATGCATGCACTCCTGAAGAAGTGCAGCAGCATTTCCAATCGTGTGGAACAGTGAACCGAGTCACCATTCGCACTGATAAGTTTGGCCAACCCAAGGGTTATGCTTATGTGGAATTTGTTGAAGTAGAAGCTGTTCAAGAGGCTCTGTTGCTGAATGAATCTGAACTACATGGACGTCAATTGAAG GTAACTGCTAAGAGGACCAACGTACCGGGGATGAAGCAATTTCGTCCCCGTCGGCCTAGTAATCCTTACATGGGGTTTCGAGGCAGAACTCCATATCCACCTCCTTTTGCCTTTGCTCCTGCTCCTTATGGATATGG AAAGGTTCCAAGGTTCAGAATGGGGATGCGCTACAGCCCCTACTATTGA
- the LOC101502043 gene encoding polyadenylate-binding protein 2-like isoform X1, with product MAGSTEEWRESGILLVRRGHPLLVKDHALVSAVLIAKPKDTFHGAWCSRNLEALFSHDKQFGIDGLNIVTIVYLGERSSKRLKCKVDYACTPEEVQQHFQSCGTVNRVTIRTDKFGQPKGYAYVEFVEVEAVQEALLLNESELHGRQLKVTAKRTNVPGMKQFRPRRPSNPYMGFRGRTPYPPPFAFAPAPYGYGKVPRFRMGMRYSPYY from the exons ATGGCCGGGTCGACAGAGGAATGGCGAGAATCTGGAATTCTACTGGTGAGAAGAGGGCACCCTTTATTGGTAAAGGACCATGCATTGGTATCTGCAGTTTTGATTGCAAAGCCAAAGGATACTTTTCATGGTGCTTGGTGCTCAAGAAATTTAGAGGCATTATTTTCACATG ACAAGCAGTTCGGAATTGATGGGCTGAACATTGTGACAATTGTGTACTTGGGCGAACGATCCTCTAAAAGGCTAAAGTGCAAG GTGGACTATGCATGCACTCCTGAAGAAGTGCAGCAGCATTTCCAATCGTGTGGAACAGTGAACCGAGTCACCATTCGCACTGATAAGTTTGGCCAACCCAAGGGTTATGCTTATGTGGAATTTGTTGAAGTAGAAGCTGTTCAAGAGGCTCTGTTGCTGAATGAATCTGAACTACATGGACGTCAATTGAAG GTAACTGCTAAGAGGACCAACGTACCGGGGATGAAGCAATTTCGTCCCCGTCGGCCTAGTAATCCTTACATGGGGTTTCGAGGCAGAACTCCATATCCACCTCCTTTTGCCTTTGCTCCTGCTCCTTATGGATATGG AAAGGTTCCAAGGTTCAGAATGGGGATGCGCTACAGCCCCTACTATTGA
- the LOC101502043 gene encoding polyadenylate-binding protein 2-like isoform X4, producing MVDYACTPEEVQQHFQSCGTVNRVTIRTDKFGQPKGYAYVEFVEVEAVQEALLLNESELHGRQLKVTAKRTNVPGMKQFRPRRPSNPYMGFRGRTPYPPPFAFAPAPYGYGKVPRFRMGMRYSPYY from the exons ATG GTGGACTATGCATGCACTCCTGAAGAAGTGCAGCAGCATTTCCAATCGTGTGGAACAGTGAACCGAGTCACCATTCGCACTGATAAGTTTGGCCAACCCAAGGGTTATGCTTATGTGGAATTTGTTGAAGTAGAAGCTGTTCAAGAGGCTCTGTTGCTGAATGAATCTGAACTACATGGACGTCAATTGAAG GTAACTGCTAAGAGGACCAACGTACCGGGGATGAAGCAATTTCGTCCCCGTCGGCCTAGTAATCCTTACATGGGGTTTCGAGGCAGAACTCCATATCCACCTCCTTTTGCCTTTGCTCCTGCTCCTTATGGATATGG AAAGGTTCCAAGGTTCAGAATGGGGATGCGCTACAGCCCCTACTATTGA
- the LOC101503225 gene encoding ABC transporter G family member 1-like, which yields MFTMGSPSVLEIEGTREEVETSSRRMNGGEKERGICLTWKDLWVTVSVSTGKIKESKSILEGLNGYAKPGQLLAIMGPSGCGKSTLLDSLAGRLGSNTRQSGEILINGNKQALAYGTSAYVTQDDTLLKTLTVKEAVYYSAQLQLPDSMSKEEKKQRADFTIKEMGLQDAINTRIGGWGVKGISGGQKRRVSICIEILTRPRLLFLDEPTSGLDSAASYYVMKRIASLDKKDGIQRTIVASIHQPSTEVFQLFHNLCLLSSGKTVYFGPASAACKFFASNGFPCPPLQNPSDHLLKTINKDFDEDIEIALAEMNGTISTEQAINILVSSYTSSERNQQVKDEVAILSKKDNNSTYKREKHAGFLNQCLVLTRRSFVNMFRDLGYYWLRLGIYVALATSLATVFYDLGTSYGSIQDRGSFLMFVSSFLTFMTIGGFPSYVEDMKVFERERLNGHYGVTAYVIGNTFSSIPYLVVVSVIPGAIAYYPPGLQKGYDHFLYFICNLFACLMLVESLMMIVASIVPDFLMGIITGAGIQGIMMLAGGFFRLPIDLPKPFWTYPMFYIAFHRYAFQGMYKNEFQGLKFDRDGDAAGSLNYISGEQILRNKWHVDMSYSKWVDFGILLGMIVLYRLLFFIIIKTTEKLKPIVLSLMSVSPKQTIQVLENPNATPLHVELV from the exons ATGTTTACCATGGGTTCCCCTAGTGTCCTAGAGATTGAAGGCACTAGAGAGGAGGTGGAAACATCAAGCAGAAGGATGAATGGaggagagaaagagagaggaaTTTGCTTGACTTGGAAGGATTTATGGGTGACTGTTTCTGTTTCCACAGGAAAGATCAAAGAAAGCAAATCAATTCTTGAGGGTCTAAATGGTTATGCAAAACCAGGGCAACTTTTGGCCATAATGGGTCCTTCTGGTTGTGGAAAATCTACACTTCTTGATTCTTTAGCAG GTAGATTAGGATCAAACACAAGACAATCTGGGGAGATTCTTATCAATGGCAATAAACAAGCATTGGCTTATGGAACCTCG GCATATGTAACACAAGATGATACTTTATTGAAAACCTTAACTGTTAAAGAAGCAGTGTACTATTCAGCTCAACTTCAGTTACCTGACTCAATGTCTaaagaagagaagaaacaaAGAGCTGATTTTACAATCAAAGAAATGGGTCTACAAGATGCAATTAACACAAGAATTGGAGGGTGGGGTGTTAAAGGAATAAGTGGGGGTCAAAAAAGGAGAGTGAGCATTTGCATTGAGATTCTAACACGTCCTAGACTTCTGTTTCTTGATGAACCAACAAGTGGACTTGATAGTGCAGCTTCTTATTATGTTATGAAAAGAATTGCATCATTAGACAAAAAAGATGGCATTCAAAGGACTATTGTTGCCTCAATCCATCAACCTAGTACTGAGGTTTTCCAACTTTTCCATAATCTTTGTCTTTTGTCTTCAGGTAAAACAGTTTACTTTGGACCTGCTTCTGCTGCATGTAAG TTTTTTGCTTCAAATGGTTTTCCTTGTCCTCCCCTTCAAAATCCATCTGATCATTTACTTAAAACAATAAACAAGGATTTTGATGAG GATATTGAGATTGCTTTAGCAGAGATGAATGGAACAATTTCCACAGAACAAGCAATAAATATCCTTGTAAGCTCATATACATCATCTGAAAGAAACCAACAAGTTAAAGATGAAGTAGCAATACTATCTAAAAAG GACAACAATTCAACATACAAGAGGGAAAAACATGCTGGCTTCCTTAATCAATGTTTAGTTCTAACCAGAAGATCTTTTGTGAACATGTTTCGTGATCTAGGATATTATTGGTTACGCCTTGGCATATATGTTGCATTGGCTACAAGTTTAGCCACTGTCTTCTATGATTTGGGTACAAGTTATGGCTCAATTCAG GATAGAGGTTCATTTCTTATGTTTGTGTCTTCATTCCTTACTTTCATGACCATTGGTGGATTCCCTTCTTATGTGGAGGACATGAAG GTATTTGAACGTGAAAGACTAAATGGACATTATGGTGTTACTGCATATGTAATTGGGAACACCTTTTCAAGTATTCCATACTTGGTGGTAGTTTCAGTGATTCCTGGTGCTATAGCTTATTACCCTCCTGGTCTTCAAAAAGGCTATgatcattttctttattttatttgtaaccTATTTGCTTGTCTAATGTTAGTAGAAAGTCTTATGATGATAGTTGCAAGCATTGTTCCTGATTTTCTTATGGGAATTATAACTGGTGCTGGAATTCAAGGAATTATGATGTTGGCTGGTGGGTTCTTTAGATTACCAATTGATCTTCCAAAGCCATTTTGGACATACCCTATGTTTTATATTGCATTTCATAGGTATGCTTTTCAAGGAATGTATAAAAATGAGTTTCAAGGACTCAAATTTGATAGAGATGGTGATGCTGCTGGATCACTCAATTACATTAGTGGTGAACAGATTCTAAGAAATAAATGGCATGTTGACATGAGTTACTCAAAGTGGGTTGATTTTGGAATTTTGTTGGGTATGATTGTTTTGTatagacttttattttttattattatcaaaactaCTGAGAAGCTAAAACCTATTGTTTTATCACTCATGTCAGTCTCTCCTAAGCAAACAATACAAGTTTTGGAGAATCCTAATGCCACTCCTTTACATGTAGAACttgtataa